tgtgtaattTGAAATAAGCAGATGAAGTATTGATATAATTTCTTGAAAATGCATTTATTTGGTTAATTATTATGAGTATTTACTTCTTCAGGAGTTTAAGACGAGAAAtgaaatagtttttatatttatttgaaataaattttttatttttttaagtataaaagttaatttttttaccatcattttaattttataatatatataacttgaatGTAAGTgtgtcaatttaattttaaaagataaaagtttatttttctataattattttacttttataacatATGTAGAAAAGTAATGGtagaaaaatatgtatttacatcaaattgatatatatatatatatatatggggtttgttaataCGCGTAcatctgtttttcagttggtaagttttaatgtgtaccggattatagtagacaaaaataccctcatttatcatggattctaagttttaaggtgaaggatatttaaataattttcattctcaaaactaaaaaaaaaaaaaacctccaaacccttactcacctccctcattcctctcaaccctttctctttcatctctctcactccaacattttctctctcatccgtactgttgccccaattgaaaaaaaaatcagaaaccctttgtcatcagagatattttctctctcatctcaacattttctatGTCATcgctccaacattttttctctcatctcaaccccaattgaagatggtggtggtaatttgaatcagagatattttttaaaaattgaaaaagtttactatcttataatcattttatatttattaatgtgtaaaatgaatataaactttgtcactttatgtcacttttcaaaatctcaaaggtaaaaaatgattttactgttttttatcttgcacagtggttaaagtttattctaaacgcctgtAGGAGTtaattcagtgataaaaaagggacataaggaaattaaaattaaaaaaataggtatagaagagctccctgggagtacaattcttttaattctaggttgtaatcttacatcatgtatcccataccaatagagaaaggaaaaagaaacactttgtgtaaagtgaaaaggacaatagagagggaaatatcttgttctttaaaaatataatgaaatgtgatgtagatgtgtaaataatgtatgaaaaattaattgatttgtgaaggttttatttaaatgatttaatttaaaaatgaaatttaataataataaNaagggaaaatatataacacatcctccaaatgaacgaacagagcaagagcaacaaattacgatgtcatGGGTTGTTCTGTGTGGCTGAGagagagtatggagacgagagagaaacaaattggataaatgAGGAAGGTAGATTAGGGTTAGGTaagagtttctgatttttttttttttcaattgggggcaacagtagggatgatagagaaaaatgTGTTGGAgtgtgagagatgaaagagaaagggttaagaggaaggagagaggtgagtaagggtttggagtttttttttttttttagttttgagaatgaaaattatttaaatatccttgaccttaaaacttagagtccatgataaatgaggatatttttgtcgtacacattgttaaaacgtaccaactgaataACAGGCGTATGCAtcttaacaaacccctatatatatatatatatatatatatatatatatatatatataNNNNNNNNNNNNNNNNNNNNNNNNNNNNNNNNNNNNNNNNNNNNNNNNNNNNNNNNNNNNNNNNNNNNNNNNNNNNNNNNNNNNNNNNNNNNNNNNNNNNNNNNNNNNNNNNNNNNNNNNNNNNNNNNNNNNNNNNNNNNNNNNNNNNNNNNNNNNNNNNNNNNNNNNNNNNNNNNNNNNNNNNNNNNNNNNNNNNNNNNNNNNNNNNNNNNNNNNNNNNNNNNNNNNNNNNNNNNNNNNNNNNNNNNNNNNNNNNNNNNNNNNNNNNNNNNNNNNNNNNNNNNNNNNNNNNNNNNNNNNNNNNNNNNNNNNNNNNNNNNNNNNNNNNNNNNNNNNNNNNNNNNNNNNNNNNNNNNNNNNNNNNNNNNNNNNNNNNNNNNNNNNNNNNNNNNNNNNNNNNNNNNNNNNNNNNNNNNNNNNNNNNNNNNNNNNNNNNNNNNNNNNNNNNNNNNNNNNNNNNNNNNtatatatatatatatatatatgcatgttcCAAAAAAAAGAGGAGCCTTTTAAAACCTAGTAGCAGAGAGCAACTGAGAGGAAGAAAGCAAGGCTGGAAGAAGGGTGGGGCTGATAAGAGGAGGAGCGGTTTCTTTCCGACGCCACAAAAACACTTCCTTGCAGGTAAAGTTTCATTACTTTGACTCTTTATAGCGAACATTCTTATCTCTGGTGTGTTTTGCTCTACTCTTGTTCTTTGATTTGCctggttatatatatatgttatatgatGTTGATAACCCCAAATGAGATAAACCCAAAACAATCATAGAGAATGCACATGTGACTCTCCCAGCTTTGTGACTGAGGGTAAACCGAGTGTGCCTTTGATTGAGACACCGGCGGTGGTCCCCAGTTCATCTTCAACGGTGAAGGTGACAGTGTGCCTAGAAGATGACAATGACTCTGCTTAAGTTCTTATGGTCTGAGTCATACTGAATTGGGTAGGAGAAATGAATGAAGTAGTAGTGGATGGGGTGTTGAAGATGCTAAGGACAAGTTCATGATGGTCTTGGAGGAGCACGAGGAGCACGAGGAGTACGAGAGTAGAGTAGGGCAGAGAGGGAAGAAGCTCTCCAGAGTGATAGTGTGTCAGTGGATAATGCTACCAACAAACAAAGAAGCCTTTAGTGCGGTCCTAAATCAGAAGTCTACCAAACATTTTGGTTGGCTGGTTGGACCTTATGGTTTCTGTCTTCATTTCTGTGTACCCTTGTTCAACTTGCAAAGATTCCATTCAAACAAACATGCATTGGGTGTTTAGCAGCTTCAATGCGTTGCTTTGAACTAGCTCGCAGCACAGTGCAAAGGTAGGACGTGAAATTGCACTCAAATTCAATGACCCTGTGCAATTGTTTGATGGAGAAATTGAAGCCACCAATAAAAGTTTGTGTGCAACCACACACGAAACTGATTACCATCCACACAACTTTAATTAAACACATTCACGAATTATAATTCCAAAAATCTAAATCAAAAGCCAACCACTTCTTTTCAAATCAAAGTTAGAAATCGTCCTAAGAAAACACTACTTGAAAAAATCTCTTAAATTTTATGAGTGaccattttgatattttatgtaGAAAAGTAtactatttttgtaaaagaacctctttaacaaaggaaaaaattctctaacaattttttttgacaactttttcaCAACGCATACATGATAATCTATAATTGGTCCgtttaaaatattcaaacaaaccaataaaataataatacgaatcctgttgtcaaaaaattattaaaaaagaattatcaaaatatcattcaaCAAATTCAATCTCAAAAGCACAATTGCATTGGTGGGTCATGATTTTCTTCCTTGTTTTTAATTGCCTTTAAAATGTGTTTGTCCATCTCGTCCCTGTACGAGAGTGTGGGTCCCGCTTTCATGGTCTGATAGTTTTGCAAATTAAAAGTGTCGGGCACCGGTTTCCAAGCTTTATATATTAATTGGGGTAATCTTGTAAACATGCATGGTGGCAGGGATTGCATGGCAGAGAGAGACATTCTTCTTCAATGCAAAAACCAAATAAGAATAGAATAGTATGAGGCAATTTGTGATTCAATTCCGAAAGCTCTGACTGTATGGTCATATTGGACTTAATAGCTAGGCCTCATTTCGGTAGCTACTTATTTCAACATGCatccttttgaaaaaaaatgataaaatatgaaaagtattttataaaataattgttttaaatagatatctaatttattttaaaatttgtaaaattctACAAATAACTTTATACAATCTTTTAATCATGTATACTGTTAGTAagttttaagatatttattaaaaaattaatgaaagtgCCATACATATTAAGTTAAGTTAAAATAATCTTAGGAAAGGTATTGcttatctatatttatttagttttgcgTGGTATGGGTATCTATCAAGTTTATTTCTCTGACAGGGTAATGGCCCGTCAACAACTACGTAAATTTAATCTTTACagctaattttattattatttttatttaatatattagtttacattttaattaaataatttaattttatattttattgctATTTAAACCTATTAAAAGGTTGGAAGTAAAACGGGAGTGGTGAAACATAAAACATGGAAACGGAAGAGGAACTACACCAACCCTTCTTGAGCTCAACCCATGATGACCGATCATCACACGCAACAGATTCCCGTCTGGAAGAAGTGCTATCAGACACCACCGTACCCTTCTCCAAGCGACTCCTCTCAGCCACATGGATCGAACTCAAGCTCCTATTTCCCCTTGCAGGACCTGCAATCATCGTTTAtgtcatcaacaacctcatgtCCTTCGTCACTCGAGCCTTCGCCGGCCACCTTGGAAACCTCGAACTCGCTGCGGCCAATCTTGGCAACAGTGGCATTCAGCTCCTCGCCTATGGACTAATGGTAAATTGTATATACGGATCACCATTACCAACTTTATCTTCGCTACTCACAAATACTAgtgattatttatttgttttgtgtgtGGTAATTGGTTTAGCTGGGTATGGGAAGTGCTGTGGAGACTTTATGCGGACAAGCCTACGGAGCAAATAAGCATGAGATGTTGGGAGTATACATGCAGAGAGCAATTATCGTTTTAGTTGTAACTGGGATTCCCTTAACGGTGGCGTATATCTTCTGCGAGCCCATTCTTCTCTTGCTGGGTGAACCCCCTGAGCTTGCTTCGGTTGCCAAGGTTTTTGTGTACGGTTTGATCCCACAGATCTACGCTTACGCGGTGAACTTCCCCATACAGAAGTTTCTGCAGGCGCAGAGTGTGGTGGCGCCAAGCACTTACATCTCCGGGGCTACGTTGCTGCTCCATGTACTGCTGAGTTGGGTGGTGGTGTACTGGTTGAAGATTGGGCTCATAGGCTCCTCCTTGACACTCAGCTTGTCTTGGTGGATCATAGTAGTGGCCCAGTTTCTGTACATAGTTCTTGCCCCCAGGTTTAAGCGGACGTGGACTGGGCTTAGCATCGAAGCCTTATCTGGGCTTTGGGCTTTTGTGAAGCTCTCGGCCGCCTCTGCTGTTATGCTGTGTTTGGAAACGTGGTATTTTCAGGTGCTTGTACTGATTACCGGCTTGCTTGACAATCCTCAGCTTTCTCTTGATTCTATCGCTGTTTGGTAAGTAAATCCTGCTTTAATCACTTTCTATATTACCACTAATagtcataataattatttcgGACTTCTGAAATCTCACTTCATAAAAAGttgtattttatataaacaatttcacttttttcaattatttatattaaaatttatcttttatttcagATAAACAAACTCAAGATTCAATcgatttgtaatttaaatttttaaataaaaactacaatttaatttcacaaagatcaaaactaaaattaaaactcaGATTGAAGATTGATTGGTGAATaattcaatttgatttatttaatcttATGCTAATTGATCTCATAAATTGAGTTCTTCattacaacaaagaaaaaaaaacaaaaataagagaaaagagggagaagagagaaaaatagaaaaactaaaagtatacaatttgaaaaatgatgTTGGTCTTTGTGTTATGTGAGCTCTGAAAATTGACACAAATGTGGTTAATCATGATTCAATTTAGGTCTGAGTCAACTTACAAAAATTTAAGGTTTAGTGAactttaataaactaaaaaaataaatcatcgAGAAAAATGGGAATAAATTTTCAAAGAGAAATGTAAAGTAGGCCAATTTGGGTAAGTGACTGAAAATCAGAGAAGACTGTGAATAAAGAATGAGaacaaatcatataaaaaagagtgaagacaaattataaaacaCCTACACACAAATAAATCACAcgataaaagaaaaactcaaatctCACCGACATGTTTTCTACAGAAACAATAATTGACAATCTAATTATGATGCAAAACTCATTCCACTAAAATGGAAGGAACAATAATTGgcaatctaaaatttatttaacaaatactatttattctttttaaagtCGTGTTTCTGTATATACAACATGAATTCatcacttataatttttttttttaaatctatccattttattaaaattgaatcaaagttACACTCGTTTTATAAATAGCGTAAGCAAAACCGCTTCATTTTTAGTAGAGAATAGAAGAATGATCATACAGTgtggaaagtgaaaaaaaagaagatatattTGGTAACGAATAACCCTAACAGAGCATAGAGTTTTGAGTGTACGCAGCATGTCAATAGCAGGGTTGATGCTGAACATATCAATTGGATTCAATGCAGCTGTAAGGTGAGGGTTTTGTGGATTGATTCTGCAGCATGCATGGTGtttttatatgataaagatGTGATGATTGTTATGTGTAACAGTGTGAGGGTGAGTAACGAATTGGGGGCTGGGCATCCAAAATCTGCAGCATTCTCAGTGATTGTGGTGAATATGATATCGTTCATTATTAGTGTGATAGAAGCAGTGCTAGTTCTTGCTCTGCGTAGGGTTTTAAGTTACGCTTTCACAGATGGTGAAACAGTAGCCAACGCTGTCTCAGATCTCTGTCCCTATTTGGCCGTTACTCTCATTCTCAATGGAATTCAACCCGTCCTATCTGGTACTCTTTACAttcatttatgaaaataaaataatcataaaaaataaatattaatgttttatatgataatattttgtaagaaaaaataacCCTAAGAGTGACTACTTTTTGTAGGAGTGGCTGTTGGGTGCGGATGGCAAGCCACTGTGGCTTATGTCAATGTGGGCTGTTATTATTTGATTGGAGTTCCTTTGGGTTGCATCTTGGGCTTCAACTTCGGCCTTGGCGTGCAGGTAACAATATTTATTGGGCTTTACAAACAATTACtgtatttttatatcaataaagTATATTTTCATACTGCATTGTTTATTTACTGTCATATTTttgctaaaaatattttatacagtTGTTTTGAtatgtaataattaatatacaGGGAATATGGTCGGGAATGATCGGCGGAACAATGTTGCAAACTCTCATCTTATTATGGATCACACTTCGCACTGATTGGGATAAAGAGGTAATCATCTTATACGTCATTATAATCAAGCATTATGATTCGATATTCATTTTTAACACTTACGTATCTGTATTGCAAATTATTCGTTTCTCCATCGTAAATGAAACTAAATACACATTAATTGTTCTACCACCTTTTTTATTAGCCTTCATTTTGACactttatgataaaattatgaaCATAGGTGAGTACAACAAAGGAACGATTGGAGAAGTGGGACCACAAAAAACAGGCTAAAGTTGAGAGTTGATATGTTTCAtctaggaaaaggaaaaaaaaaaagttggtaCTAAAAGTTGTACTCGTAACTATATTTTTAGCATATTTAATTATAGAACTTGTACTTACTTTTTGTTGTTATTGAATTTGGAAGCGTGGCAGTGGTAGCATGTGATTGGATTATGGAAATTTTGATAATTGTTTTTGTGATGACGGTATTTTGATAacactttttgataatttttttacaacaggataCGTGTCATCACCTATttgtctatttgaatttatgtttaaaaaaatatttaaaacagaccaattaTAAGTTGTCACGTATGCAGGTTgttaaaaaacacttttttccttttgaatattgaaatgtgatgaaatattttttttataaaaggatttttatgctcaaaataataagagaataagatttttatatatagaagaGGGTGAGTATCTGTTTAAgtgtcattttttaataaatatgtataaatatttatacaatattgAGGTCCTATGTCATTTATGgtttaaatataaagtatatctattaaaaataaactattaaaataaaattactaaaattgtaataatagatttttcacatattttgaTTGAGTatgtattttttcaaatttcgtATTCTTTTAACTAAGAAAGAGTCACATCAAGTATCtatctattataaatttattgagtatgtatttttttaaattttatattcttttatttaggAAAGAGTCACATTAAGTACAGATACTATCTACCTGTTATCTAAATCGTAACAAAAAAACTTACCTAATATTCGTGTAGATATTTGTTTAAGAGATATTCgcatatattttaagatatgtaGATACACGtgaatacataaaaatatttttaaaaatatattttataaatttttaaaataaaattaaaaaattatataaaatataatataatataaattaaaatttaactttaatttcatttaatatgataaaatatcaaataattttaattttagttaaacttaatttaatataaatttaatttttattttgttttttcaaatattaaatatctatcAGTACTAATAATATCATACTCACatataaataagtattaaaatatccataaTCTATAagtacacaaataattttattttttttgtcatttgagCTTCGAACTCGCTTCAATTTCATGATCTAatccatttaaaaaatgtagCATAGTTGCTTTGTTGTAGGATTTCTTTGActtttctttcaattccttCAAGCGTTTTGTTCTTTATTGTGTCCTCATCTCCTTCCTTATAAAGAATTCTTTAATCTAATAAATCATTGTTTTGACCTTTAATATGTTATCATCTCTTTCATCatcaacaatttaatttaatcatcaCCGATGACATTATTCTCTCTCAGACATACTTTGTTTTAACTCTTCACCACATAAACACTAATAACGTGAATGAagaataaagcaaagaaaaactcCAATAATTATATCGGAATGAagattctaaaattaatttcttcttctaCATTTTCTCTATGTATTTGGTGAtcactcttattattataaataactaaTCCTTCTTTTTGTTGGAATTCAATGCAATTcgttaaacttttattatatgtCATGTTTATTACTCAATAATATCAGTGATTTAATTTCATTCTAAATGGtaacttttttcatttaaattgaagttgaaaaatattttctaaaactgtTTTGAGgaataattatataaaggttaaaaatagatttgaaGTTTTAGTTGAACAAGTTCTTAAACTTATTACATGAACTCTCATTTGATAAATTAtggaattaaattaattactgaACTAACATATATTTGGAATTTCTAAGTGTATCGAAGTAATTTAGAATCACttttataaatagataatattACGCAACATAAGAGTGATATAAGTGAAACCCAATTCCAATAACTTATtgtattcttatatattttttgaaattttataattgttttacttgGGATTTAATTTACAAACttaagatttaaataaatatttttttattatatttattataaatctacttaaaattattttaactaacaTAGTAAACATTATAAATATCTACTTAATTGTAGTGGATCAAATACCCCTAAGACATTTTTTGAataaacatttcattttaaatgtttttttttaatttaaaaaacattcttTAATAAGCTTTGAGAAGTGTTAAATATGAAtcattaatatttctttcatggactttttctatcttttatatGGTTCtttgcttaaaaaaaaaaaaaaattactatttcaATACCATAATAACACCAAGTATTCTTTTTANCCAAGGCTTTGCTACTTCGGGTCTTTTAACCGAAATGCATGAATCCTTCAAATTAGTGCCTGCTTTACAGTCCCATTGGTTAATGATGCACGTAAGTATGATGATATTGGGTTATACAACTCTTTTATGTGGATCATTAATATCAGTGGCTATTTTAGTCATTACATTTCAAGAACTCATACAAATTTTTGAGAAATCACATTTTGTATTTATCAAAGGagtctttaattttattttgacttcTTACGTTGGAGTCTCgtatcgattagagataaggtcaatttataatatataagtgaattgTAACCTTACAAACTGGGATTGAATTAGACTAAAAATCCTAAAAGCCTATCATGCTTAAACCAACTTTGACTTCAAAAACTTTGGATAAATTCAAAAATGTATTTTGGCATATACCttcatgattttaatttgttgtaaatggttctttatattattttgaatatgttCCAAATTGTCAGTTGAAGATTACCTTTTACgttattaatctttttaaatctctacttatattttaaacattttttttctttgatcatgtaaagtttattatttttgttttgttattatggatttttatttccttaaaaaCATTGTAATAACTTGACACATTCTTTACAAAAACTCATTAGAGACACgcattaaaaaaacttattgtcataaaaaagtttatcaaaCACTAACTAATgggattttttcttttataatttttattcgaTGGTCGATTGATGTGTCTCCCCATGCATcatattttaaagttgttttataTCAAATCTTGTTACatttaagaataatttgatCGTTATTTATTCCATTTTCTCTTATTCAAGAAGTATTTCTTAATAACTTGTAGCACTTGGTAACCGAAgtttgacaaaaataaataataaagacaaGTTGAAgcaattatatttttctcctttctcaATAATTTGAGGTTCAGATGtttttatattctcttttaaATGAATCAGGAAAGTAATTATAGCaccttataaataattattataacacAACACTAGCCCTGTTTGTTTCCAAGGACAGAAACTAGGGAAGCATACATTTGAGacgaaattgaaaaaaaaaaaaaaaagataaaataaactgctatattttttattttctaaactttccttcctcttatataaaaaaaacacaggAAAAGtcatataataatgataataataagtattacaatttataatgataatataaataataatatagatttcaatcaaatcattcataaacttttataatttttattcgaATCATTTCATTGTTATAACTTGAACCTAATTATCACACCTAATTATCACGTGATTAGGAGTTGATGTCATTAAGCATGAATTTTGTGTCTCGGTAAAGAATTGTgatcaaaatgaaataattttaacttaaaaaaataattttaataatttattcaaaaatttaaagagattatttttctattagCTGATTCCCAGTCTATCtagatatatacttttttatataaaaaaaaatacatattaagTAAAAAGgagaatttagaaaaattttgtaaaaagtattgtttatttatttatatttatttggttGTTAGGTGTAGGTATGTCGGgattttgtttggaaaatttgcaGTGCTACTTTATAGCCagttttattaaacttttatttataatttagtttaatattttattgttgaagGGTTAGAAAGTGAATGAAGAGAGACATGGAATATGAAGAGGAAGTGCATGAAGCGTTCGTTATCTCAAGCCATGACGACGAATCATCACACGCAGCAGATTCACGTCTGGAAGAAGTGCTATCAGAAACCACCACAACCTGCTCCAAGCGCCTCCTCTCAGCCGCATGGATCGAACTAAACCTCCTATTTCCCCTTGCAGGACCTGCAATCCTCGTTTATATCATCAACAGCCTCATGTCCTACATCACTCGAGCATTCCTCGGCCACCTCGGAAATCTCCAACTCGCTGCAGCCAACCTTGGGAACAGTGGCATTCAGCTCTTCGCCTTCGGCCTAATGGTAAATCTATATGGATCACCATTTACCAACTCTGTCATGtgtatatgattatttatttgttttgtgtgtGATAATTGGTTTAGCTGGGTATGGGAAGTGCTGTGGAGACTTTATGCGGACAAGCCTACGGAGCAAATAAGCATGAGATGTTGGGAGTATACATGCAGAGAGCAATTATCGTTTTAGTTGTAACTGGGATTCCCTTAACGGTGGCGTATATCTTCTGCGAGCCCATTCTTCTCTTGCTGGGTGAACCCCCTGAGCTTGCTTCGGTTGCCAAGGTTTTTGTGTACGGTTTGATCCCACAGATCTACGCTTACGCGGTGAACTTCCCCATACAGAAGTTTCTGCAGGCGCAGAGTGTGGTGGCGCCAAGCACTTACATCTCCGGGGCTACGTTGCTGCTCCATGTCCTCCTGAGTTGGGTGGTGGTGTACTGGTTGAAGATTGGGCTCATAGGCTCCTCCTTGACACTCAGCTTGTCTTGGTGGATCATAGTAGTGGCCCAGTTTCTGTACATAGTTCTTGCCCCCAGGTTTAAGCGGACGTGGACTGGGCTTAGCATTGAGGCCTTATCTGGGCTTTGGGCTTTTGTTAAGCTCTCGGCCGCCTCTGCTGTTATGCTGTGTTTGGAAACGTGGTATTTTCAGGTGCTCGTGCTGATTACCGGCTTGCTTGACAATCCTCAGCTTTCTCTTGATTCTATCTCTGTTTGGTAAGTAAATCCTGCTTTAGTCACTTGCTAACTATATTAACACTACTAATCATAATAATCATGTCCCACTTCTAAATTTCatcttcataatatatatacaattttagataagtatttttttccccttttattattgaaagaattttgttttccatCTCACCCTGAACACAGggaaaacaaacatatactaacAAACAGATTTAAAAGAAGACCTACCGttctaataagaaaaataaaataaaagtcatattttttaaaatactacatcttttttaaaaattctaaaaatatatttaagaggTATGTcttattcattataaaatcatgattctaactaaaatattactttctgatttatataatatatttaaaatgtagcaatttcattaaaattgaataaaagttACAGTATATAGGATTGTTTTAGTAAACAGTATGAATGTCCCATAAAGtatgaaaagtaaaagaaaaagaaaatgtatttggTAAGAAATAACCTTAAGAGTGCATGCAGCATGTCAATAGCAGGGTTGATGCTGAACATAGGAATTGGATTTAATGCAGCTGC
Above is a genomic segment from Vigna radiata var. radiata cultivar VC1973A chromosome 10, Vradiata_ver6, whole genome shotgun sequence containing:
- the LOC106774408 gene encoding protein DETOXIFICATION 40: METEEELHQPFLSSTHDDRSSHATDSRLEEVLSDTTVPFSKRLLSATWIELKLLFPLAGPAIIVYVINNLMSFVTRAFAGHLGNLELAAANLGNSGIQLLAYGLMLGMGSAVETLCGQAYGANKHEMLGVYMQRAIIVLVVTGIPLTVAYIFCEPILLLLGEPPELASVAKVFVYGLIPQIYAYAVNFPIQKFLQAQSVVAPSTYISGATLLLHVLLSWVVVYWLKIGLIGSSLTLSLSWWIIVVAQFLYIVLAPRFKRTWTGLSIEALSGLWAFVKLSAASAVMLCLETWYFQVLVLITGLLDNPQLSLDSIAVCMSIAGLMLNISIGFNAAVSVRVSNELGAGHPKSAAFSVIVVNMISFIISVIEAVLVLALRRVLSYAFTDGETVANAVSDLCPYLAVTLILNGIQPVLSGVAVGCGWQATVAYVNVGCYYLIGVPLGCILGFNFGLGVQGIWSGMIGGTMLQTLILLWITLRTDWDKEVSTTKERLEKWDHKKQAKVES
- the LOC106774908 gene encoding protein DETOXIFICATION 40-like; the encoded protein is MKRDMEYEEEVHEAFVISSHDDESSHAADSRLEEVLSETTTTCSKRLLSAAWIELNLLFPLAGPAILVYIINSLMSYITRAFLGHLGNLQLAAANLGNSGIQLFAFGLMLGMGSAVETLCGQAYGANKHEMLGVYMQRAIIVLVVTGIPLTVAYIFCEPILLLLGEPPELASVAKVFVYGLIPQIYAYAVNFPIQKFLQAQSVVAPSTYISGATLLLHVLLSWVVVYWLKIGLIGSSLTLSLSWWIIVVAQFLYIVLAPRFKRTWTGLSIEALSGLWAFVKLSAASAVMLCLETWYFQVLVLITGLLDNPQLSLDSISVCMSIAGLMLNIGIGFNAAASVRVSNELGAGHPKSAAFSVIVVNMLSLMIGVIEAVMILALRKVLSYAFTDGETVANAVSDLCPYLAVTLILNGIQPVLSGVAVGCGWQTTVAYVNVGCYYLIGVPLGCILGFMFSLGVQGIWSGMIGGTTLQTLILLWITLRTDWGKEVNTTKERLEKWEHKKQVKVQS